From Bradyrhizobium sp. sBnM-33:
TCAGGATCATGACGTCGTAGCCGATCTTGCCGAGCGCGCCGCAGATCACGGCCAGCGTCTGCACCAGTTCGACCAGCCCTTCGCGGGCGACATGCCAGGTGATGTCAGGTTCGGCGAGGCCGAGCACGCGCGCGTAAGCCGCACGCACATCCAGTCCGCGCTCGCCGAGCGAAGCCAGCGTTCCCGCCGCCCCACCGAGCTGCGCCTGAAGCGCGCGGGGCTTGGCCTGCGCGAGCCGGTCGGCCGAGCGCTGCAGCGCCGAGAGCCAGATCGCTGCCTTGTGTCCGAACGTGATCGGCAGGGCCTGCTGCAGATGGGTTCGGCCGGCCATCGGTGTATCGCGGTGGAGGCGGGCGAGGTTGGCGAGCGTTGCCATGACCTCGGTGAGCTGGGTTTCGATCAGCGCGACCGCTTCGCGCAGTTGCAGCACGGTCGCCGTATCCATGATGTCCTGGGTGGTCGCCCCCCAATGCAGATAGCGGCCGGCGTCGCCCAGCCGCTCCGATAGCTGGCGGACCAGGCCGACGATGGGGTAGCCGACATTCTCGGTGTCGCGCTTCAACTGTTCGATATCGAGCGCGATCGCCGGCGCCTGACGCGCGATCGCCTCGGCCGCCTCTCGCGGAATCACGCCGGTCTCGCCTTGCGCGGTGGCAAGCGCCACCTCGGCCTGCACATAGGCCTTGAGCTGGGCCTCGTCGGAAAACACCGCCCGCATGGCCGGCGTCGAGAAAACGTCGCGATAGAGGGCGCTGTCGAACATCGTGCTGGCCACCCGCTTGTTTCCTCCCTGTCAAATGCCCGGCCATCTGATTGATATGTACAAATCCGTCAAGCGCGGCCGCGAAGACTTCGAACTCGTGCTCGCGCGTTTGAGGCAGGCAGGAGAATTTCGCGCAATCCAAGCCTCCAGAACGCCAATGGCGAGCAGGGGGCATCCCTACTCGCCACTACAGCGTTCCTTGGAGGTTAAGCGGAACGAAAATTGCGCCGTTACGGAGTGCGGTCGGCAGTCACCAGGCGGGCTTTCCTCACCACGGCCTTGGAGCCGGCGGCGCGCAGACACGAAGCCTCGAAATTCGGCCAGGCCTGCTGCGAGCAATCCTTGCCGACGGTGCGGATATCCAGGCGGTCACCCTTGGCAAGCGCCTGCGGCACGCTGGCTTCGACCTGGGGGGCAAAGCCGGGCAATACAGTGAGCGCGGCAGCAATGAACGCGGCAGCAGCGATGGCGGAAAAAGCCTTGATCATGACGGTCCCCTGTCATGGGCCTTCGCGGCCCGTCGTTTCGTTGGGAGGACTTGTAAGACAGAGCAAGTTTCCGGCCGTCTTCGCGGGCGCGGAAAATGGTTTCGTCAGGGCCGAGTTTTGTTTCGTCGTTCATTGGCGGACGAAACACTACCGGCCCGCCCGAGACGCAGGGGGCCTCGGGATTGGTTCATTGGCCGACTCGAGGTAAAAAGCCGGCTCAGCGGGAACCTGGCCCCGCTTGCCGGGCCGCCCGGGGCGGGGTAGGAGGGACCTATGTCCCGTATTGCGCTCTATCCCGGTTCATTCGATCCCATCACCAACGGCCATCTGGACGTGCTGCGGCACGCCGTGACGCTGTGCGACCGGCTGGTTGTCGCCATTGGCGTCCATTCCGGCAAAAAGCCGCTGTTTTCGACCGAGGAGCGGCTAGAGATGGTTCGGGCGGTATGTGAGCCGATTGCGCAAAAGGCCGGCTGCGCTTTCGACTGTACCACCTACGACAACCTCACCGTAGCTGCGGCGCGGCAGGTCGGCGCGACCATCATGATTCGTGGCCTGCGCGACGGAACCGACATGGACTACGAAATGCAGCTTGCCGGCATGAACGAGGTGATGGCGCCAGAGGTGCACACCGTTTTCGTCCCGGCGTCACCCGCGGTCCGCCCGATCACCGCCACGCTGGTGCGCCAGATCGCCGGCATGGGTGGCGACTTCTCCGCCTTCGTGCCGCCCCAGATTGCCGCGAGGCTGAAGGCCAAATTCGCGGGTTAACGCGCTCTTACGCGCTGTCCTGTTTCCATATGACCGGAGCTTTCATGATCCGAATTCTCGCCGTTCTCGCCGCGCTGTTCCTTGTG
This genomic window contains:
- the coaD gene encoding pantetheine-phosphate adenylyltransferase, with the translated sequence MSRIALYPGSFDPITNGHLDVLRHAVTLCDRLVVAIGVHSGKKPLFSTEERLEMVRAVCEPIAQKAGCAFDCTTYDNLTVAAARQVGATIMIRGLRDGTDMDYEMQLAGMNEVMAPEVHTVFVPASPAVRPITATLVRQIAGMGGDFSAFVPPQIAARLKAKFAG
- the pcaB gene encoding 3-carboxy-cis,cis-muconate cycloisomerase, with the translated sequence MFDSALYRDVFSTPAMRAVFSDEAQLKAYVQAEVALATAQGETGVIPREAAEAIARQAPAIALDIEQLKRDTENVGYPIVGLVRQLSERLGDAGRYLHWGATTQDIMDTATVLQLREAVALIETQLTEVMATLANLARLHRDTPMAGRTHLQQALPITFGHKAAIWLSALQRSADRLAQAKPRALQAQLGGAAGTLASLGERGLDVRAAYARVLGLAEPDITWHVAREGLVELVQTLAVICGALGKIGYDVMILMATEIGEVFEPFSSHRGASSTMPQKRNPISSEILLANAKASRDTASLMLDAMVQDLERATGPWHCEWLALPQICLLTAGSLAQAQFMLSGLIIEPAAMKKNLDSTRGLIVAEAVMMGLAPALGRQLAHDEVYAACRDAFDRGDALLDALLRRPAIASALPRDRLAALCEPSNYLGTAGAMVDRVLARQRQR